A DNA window from Brassica napus cultivar Da-Ae chromosome C1, Da-Ae, whole genome shotgun sequence contains the following coding sequences:
- the LOC106374717 gene encoding increased DNA methylation 2-like, whose protein sequence is MSGTGREPVFAEKSEQEKVLISLDTEDDKLFLLHFVIGNYFGPHLHDDDGNKRKQSAFQIQASSNLPTKEELSASLMKRAELERVYYYVLRNADPSLVFNRKVLSRYFNEKRKASNVDFPLFRDLYPFKLHPESRIRNQYKLIKSIVFINDPDTSCMREDCVDRFKLLTGLQSFTLSLNIDVTEVDDEPLETLGTCLEGGPGNHDESEPTLEANGVIIADAQAAQMMGLMDIGECADAYLFRVSLPGVKRDERHFSCEVEDNGRVLVRGVTTTGEKQVHRYSQVFKMKTHNLCPPGQFSVSFHLPGPVHPQEFTGSFGTDGIFEGTVMKKLQKQTV, encoded by the exons ATGAGTGGTACAGGGCGTGAACCCGTCTTCGCTGAGAAGTCAGAACAAGAAAAAGTGTTGATTTCACTGGACACTGAAGACGACAAGTTATTTCTCTTGCATTTCGTCATAGGAAATTACTTCGGACCACATTTACATGACGATGATGGGAACAAGAGAAAGCAATCAGCATTTCAGATTCAAGCGTCCTCGAATCTCCCAACAAAAGAGGAGCTAAGTGCTTCATTAATGAAACGAGCTGAGCTAGAACGTGTATATTACTACGTTCTCCGCAACGCAGATCCATCGTTAGTCTTCAATCGGAAAGTCCTAAGCCGATACTTTAACGAAAAACGCAAAGCTTCTAATGTGGATTTCCCTCTTTTCAGAGATCTCTATCCCTTTAAACTGCATCCTGAATCTCGTATTAGGAATCAGTATAAGCTTATCAAGAGCATTGTGTTCATCAACGATCCAGATACTTCTTGTATGAGAGAAGACTGTGTTGACCGGTTTAAGCTGCTCACGGGATTGCAGAGCTTTACTTTGAGCCTTAACATTGATGTAACTGAGGTTGATGATGAGCCCTTGGAAACGTTGGGCACTTGTTTGGAAGGAGGACCTGGTAACCATGATGAATCAGAACCGACGCTTGAAGCAAATGGGGTAATAATAGCTGATGCTCAGGCTGCACAGATGATGGGACTAATGGATATCGGTGAATGTGCTGACGCTTATCTCTTCCGTGTATCGCTTCCTGGTGTGAAAAGAGATGAAA GGCATTTTAGCTGTGAAGTAGAAGACAATGGAAGAGTACTAGTTAGAGGAGTTACTACAACAGGAGAGAAGCAAGTTCATCGTTATTCTCAGGTGTTTAAGATGAAGACGCATAACCTTTGCCCACCCGGTCAATTTTCTGTCTCATTTCACCTCCCTGGTCCTGTCCATCCGCAGGAGTTTACCGGCAGCTTTGGAACAGATGGGATATTTGAAGGGACTGTAATGAAGAAGTTGCAGAAGCAAACTGTGTAA